From a region of the Tursiops truncatus isolate mTurTru1 chromosome 2, mTurTru1.mat.Y, whole genome shotgun sequence genome:
- the ZC2HC1C gene encoding zinc finger C2HC domain-containing protein 1C translates to MAGLQLSLPLPVGIMLPQNKMEAPELHSAKQDPSEKGDSSQRSSMGHPRNNVQQKLLSNQEQTLDNLYTHPKWNTCTKAQSYSYPCCAGISQQDSRSNPQGQAKCLFYSPGPQSQYPKANNQEFIPFSKKRVGVDRAYPLKPVFHRKPHSTGEAGTDGDQNVSPRPPEPRKFSYNSFGSRNWVNSSVVGTVAASQEDRVMAKPNRTEWMQIQRLEAAGESLEEEIRRKEALLREKLKKTEEELRRIQKEKEQAEENEKRELQRMVLPGRRVKGNTTYKPIFSPEFMSEEVFSRDTGEDETWGRSQERSSPFQFSDYGVQKLKRERLVASNNNIRDRVSGRSKETFSQASEAPLSALRRSTSNSNSSRAPHSSGSGCSTEELERGECSHCGRKFLLLRLERHSNVCRRMQSSKRKVFDSSRARAKGTELEQYLNWKEPAPVKAEPPWKSNWKQKHESFIRTLRQAREVQQIIAKGGNPSDLPPILPAENPDYIQCPHCSRHFAPKVAEWHIPKCKTIKNRPPPPRKHCS, encoded by the exons ATGGCTGGTCTCCAGTTGTCACTGCCTCTGCCTGTGGGCATTATGCTCCCACAGAATAAAATGGAAGCTCCAGAGCTCCACTCAGCTAAGCAAGACCCCTCTGAAAAAGGTGACTCTTCCCAGCGGTCCTCTATGGGGCACCCGAGGAACAATGTCCAGCAGAAGCTTTTGAGCAACCAAGAGCAGACGCTGGATAATCTCTACACTCACCCCAAATGGAACACCTGCACGAAAGCCCAGAGCTACTCTTATCCCTGCTGTGCTGGAATCAGCCAGCAAGACTCAAGAAGCAATCCCCAGGGCCAAGCAAAGTGTTTGTTTTACTCACCAGGCCCTCAATCCCAGTATCCCAAAGCAAATAACCAGGAATTCatccccttttcaaagaagcgAGTTGGGGTGGACCGGGCATACCCACTGAAACCTGTGTTTCACCGGAAGCCCCATAGTACAGGTGAGGCTGGCACTGATGGGGACCAGAATGTCTCTCCAAGACCCCCTGAGCCAAGAAAGTTTTCATACAATAGCTTTGGTTCAAGGAACTGGGTGAATTCATCTGTGGTTGGTACAGTTGCTGCCAGTCAGGAGGACAGGGTCATGGCAAAGCCCAACAGGACGGAGTGGATGCAGATCCAAAGACTAGAGGCTGCAGGGGAGAGTTTAGAGGAGGAAATCCGCAGAAAAGAGGCTCTTCTGAGGGAAAAGCTGAAGAAGACAGAGGAGGAACTTAGAAGGatccagaaggaaaaagaacaggctgaggaaaatgaaaaaagagagctGCAGAGAATGGTACTCCCCGGGAGGAGAGTTAAAGGCAATACCACATACAAACCTATCTTCTCCCCAGAATTCATGTCTGAGGAAGTCTTCAGTAGAGACACAGGAGAGGATGAAACTTGGGGACGGTCTCAAGAAAGATCTAGTCCATTCCAGTTCTCTGATTATGGAGTTCAGAAGCTCAAAAGGGAAAGACTGGTGGCAAGCAATAACAACATCCGAGACCGAGTCTCAGGGCGATCGAAGGAGACATTTTCTCAAGCTTCAGAAGCGCCGCTCAGTGCTTTGCGGAGGTCCACCAGCAATTCTAACTCGTCTAGGGCACCACACTCCTCGGGCTCCGGCTGTTCCACTGAAGAGCTAGAACGGGGTGAGTGCAGCCACTGTGGCCGAAAGTTCCTCTTGCTCAGGCTGGAGAGACACTCCAACGTCTGCCGCAGGATGCAGAGTTCCAAGAGGAAAGTGTTTGATTCCTCCAGGGCCCGTGCCAAGGGCACAGAACTAGAGCAGTACTTGAACTGGAAGGAACCAGCCCCAGTCAAG GCTGAACCTCCTTGGAAGAGCAACTGGAAACAGAAGCACGAATCTTTCATCCGTACCCTCCGTCAGGCTCGAGAGGTCCAGCAGATAATTGCCAAAGGTGGAAACCCCTCTGACCTGCCTCCCATCCTGCCTGCAGAAAATCCAGACTATATTCAGTGTCCTCACTGTAGCCGCCACTTTGCTCCCAAGGTGGCAGAGTGGCACATTCCTAAGTGTAAGACCATCAAGAACCGCCCTCCACCTCCAAGGAAGCACTGCAGTTGA